Proteins encoded by one window of Gordonia jinghuaiqii:
- a CDS encoding alpha-ketoglutarate-dependent dioxygenase AlkB, with the protein MSIGIQGSLFAEQSVEPTLGDLRSSTTRRPLTDGAWVDLCPGWVNGPDELFDRLRENVPWRAERRQMYDRVVEVPRLVSIYQAHQRFPDELITGMRAELSDHYREELPDGFATAGISLYRDGNDSVAWHGDRIGRASTHDTMVAIVSLGAPRPLMLRPRGGGRSLKFTLSSGDLLVMGGSCQRTWEHAVPKVRGVGARISIQLRPPGVW; encoded by the coding sequence ATGTCCATCGGCATCCAGGGCTCGTTGTTCGCCGAACAGTCGGTTGAGCCGACGCTAGGTGACCTGAGGTCCTCGACGACGCGCCGACCGCTCACCGACGGCGCGTGGGTGGACCTGTGCCCCGGCTGGGTCAACGGGCCCGACGAACTCTTCGACCGGCTCCGCGAGAACGTCCCGTGGCGAGCAGAACGCCGCCAGATGTACGACCGGGTCGTCGAGGTGCCGCGGCTGGTCTCCATCTATCAGGCACACCAACGCTTTCCCGACGAACTGATCACCGGCATGCGCGCGGAGTTGAGCGATCACTACCGCGAGGAGCTGCCCGACGGTTTCGCGACCGCCGGAATCAGTCTCTACCGCGACGGCAACGACTCGGTCGCCTGGCACGGCGACCGCATCGGCCGGGCGTCGACACACGACACGATGGTCGCGATCGTCTCCCTCGGCGCCCCACGGCCATTGATGCTGCGGCCGCGGGGCGGTGGCCGATCACTGAAGTTCACCCTCTCCTCCGGCGACCTGCTCGTCATGGGCGGCAGCTGCCAACGCACCTGGGAGCATGCCGTTCCAAAGGTGCGTGGCGTCGGAGCGCGGATCAGCATCCAGCTGCGGCCGCCCGGGGTGTGGTGA
- a CDS encoding SulP family inorganic anion transporter — MAATDTVSPADRQSVWLTLRSSSRLRTEVLAGLVVALALIPEAISFSIIAGVDPRVGLFASFTMAVTIAIVGGRPAMISAATGAVALVIAPLVASHGLDHLIAAVLLGGVFQIVLGALGIARLMRFIPRSVMVGFVNALAILIFAAQLPHLLGVPWLVYPMVAVGIAIIVGLPKLTTVVPAPLVAIVLLTAITVVASLSVPDVGDEGELPDSLPTLLFPDVPLTWDTLRVIAPYALAIAIVGLLESLMTAKLVDDITDTHSDKSREAVGQGVANIVTGFFGGMGGCAMIGQTMINVKESRARTRISTFLAGLFLLILCVGLGDIVALIPMAALVAVMIMVSVGTFDWHSINPKTLRRMPKSETAVMLATVAVTVATSNLAYGVIVGVLTAMVLFARRVAHLTEVVEVKSPDADTRVYKVTGELFFASSNDLIYQFDYAGDPDNVVIDLSEAHVWDASTVATLDAVTTKYQAKGKKVTVVGLDDSSADRYGRLSGHLGGG, encoded by the coding sequence ATGGCCGCCACCGACACGGTCTCGCCCGCCGACCGCCAATCCGTCTGGCTCACTCTGCGTTCCTCGAGTCGGCTGCGCACCGAGGTGTTGGCCGGTCTGGTCGTCGCGCTGGCGCTGATCCCCGAGGCGATCTCGTTCTCGATCATCGCCGGCGTCGACCCGCGTGTCGGTCTCTTCGCGTCGTTCACCATGGCGGTGACCATTGCGATCGTCGGCGGCCGGCCGGCGATGATCTCCGCGGCCACGGGAGCCGTGGCGCTGGTCATCGCGCCGTTGGTGGCCAGCCACGGGCTCGACCACCTGATCGCGGCGGTGCTGCTGGGCGGCGTCTTCCAGATCGTCCTCGGCGCGCTCGGCATCGCACGCCTGATGCGCTTCATCCCGCGCAGCGTGATGGTCGGCTTCGTCAACGCGCTGGCCATCCTCATCTTCGCCGCCCAGCTGCCGCACCTACTCGGTGTGCCGTGGCTGGTGTATCCGATGGTGGCCGTCGGCATCGCGATCATCGTCGGGCTGCCGAAACTGACGACGGTGGTACCCGCGCCACTGGTGGCCATCGTGCTGCTGACCGCGATCACCGTCGTCGCGAGCCTGTCGGTGCCCGACGTCGGGGATGAGGGCGAGCTGCCCGACAGCCTGCCGACCCTGTTGTTCCCCGATGTCCCGCTGACATGGGACACCCTGCGCGTCATCGCTCCCTACGCGCTGGCCATCGCGATCGTCGGACTGCTCGAATCGCTGATGACCGCCAAACTCGTCGACGACATCACCGACACCCACTCCGACAAGTCCCGCGAGGCCGTCGGCCAGGGCGTTGCCAACATCGTCACCGGATTCTTCGGCGGCATGGGCGGTTGCGCGATGATCGGCCAGACGATGATCAACGTCAAGGAATCCCGTGCACGCACCCGGATCTCGACGTTCCTCGCTGGACTGTTCCTGCTGATTCTGTGTGTGGGACTGGGGGACATCGTCGCGCTCATCCCGATGGCCGCGCTGGTGGCGGTGATGATCATGGTGTCGGTCGGCACGTTCGACTGGCACAGCATCAACCCGAAGACGTTGCGCCGCATGCCCAAATCAGAAACCGCGGTGATGCTGGCGACGGTGGCGGTCACGGTCGCGACATCGAATCTGGCGTACGGCGTCATCGTCGGTGTGCTGACGGCGATGGTGTTGTTCGCCCGACGCGTCGCGCACCTGACCGAAGTGGTCGAGGTGAAGAGTCCCGACGCCGACACCCGGGTCTACAAGGTGACGGGCGAGCTGTTCTTCGCGTCGAGCAACGACCTCATCTACCAATTCGACTACGCCGGCGACCCGGACAACGTCGTCATCGATCTGAGCGAGGCGCACGTGTGGGATGCGTCGACGGTCGCGACGCTCGACGCGGTGACCACGAAGTACCAGGCCAAGGGTAAGAAGGTCACCGTCGTCGGGCTCGACGATTCCAGTGCCGACCGGTATGGCCGCCTGAGTGGGCATCTGGGTGGGGGGTAG
- a CDS encoding GMC oxidoreductase — MTATHSSDHYDAIVIGSGFGGSVAALRLTEKGYRVAVVESGRRFTDGDLPKTSWRVKDYVWAPALGMFGVQRMHLLRDVLVMAGAGVGGGSLNYANTLYRPLPAFFDDPHWGSITDWAAELDPYYDQASRMLGVTTYPKVTPADRVMRKVAEEMGAGDTFVHTPVGVFFGESGKTVEDPFFGGAGPSRTGCTECGACMTGCPVGAKNTLVKNYLYLAEQAGADVIPMTTVDTVRPRAGGGYVVGAHRTGRRWSRRGRRSFTADHVVFAAGTYGTNKLLLDMQRSGRLPGLSSRLGKVVRTNSEAVLAATARDLETDYTQGVAITSSFHPDAHTHIEPVRYGKGSNLIGLLQALLVDGDGRIPRPLRALLEMVRHPLVTLRSLSVRRWSERTIIALVMQTDDNSLELFSRRGRFGPMLRSKQGAGDPPPTWIPVGHDAVRKMAREIDGDAGGSIVDLLNIPMTAHFLGGCSIGRSADDGVVDPYHRVFNHPGLHVVDGSTVSANLGVNPSLTITAQAERALAMWPNAGEADPRPELGASYRPVRPVEPAHPTVPAHAPGALRLPITPVLRIS, encoded by the coding sequence GTGACCGCCACCCATTCTTCCGATCACTACGACGCCATCGTCATCGGCTCCGGTTTCGGCGGGTCGGTGGCGGCGCTTCGGTTGACCGAGAAGGGTTACCGCGTCGCCGTCGTCGAATCCGGGCGTCGCTTCACCGACGGCGACCTGCCCAAGACCAGCTGGCGCGTCAAGGATTACGTCTGGGCACCGGCGCTGGGAATGTTCGGCGTGCAGCGCATGCACCTGTTGCGGGACGTGCTGGTGATGGCCGGGGCCGGGGTGGGCGGCGGATCGCTGAACTACGCCAACACGCTGTATCGCCCGCTGCCGGCCTTCTTCGACGACCCGCATTGGGGCTCGATCACCGACTGGGCCGCCGAACTCGACCCGTATTACGACCAGGCCTCGCGCATGCTCGGCGTGACCACCTATCCCAAGGTCACCCCCGCCGATCGCGTGATGCGCAAGGTCGCCGAGGAGATGGGCGCCGGCGACACCTTCGTGCACACTCCCGTCGGCGTGTTCTTCGGCGAGTCGGGCAAGACCGTCGAGGATCCGTTCTTCGGCGGCGCCGGCCCCTCGCGCACGGGCTGTACAGAATGTGGCGCCTGCATGACGGGCTGTCCGGTGGGAGCGAAGAACACGCTGGTCAAGAACTACCTCTACCTCGCCGAACAGGCCGGTGCCGATGTCATCCCGATGACCACCGTGGACACCGTTCGTCCGCGCGCGGGCGGCGGCTACGTCGTCGGCGCCCATCGCACCGGCCGACGCTGGTCGCGTCGCGGGCGCCGGTCGTTCACCGCCGATCACGTGGTGTTCGCCGCCGGCACCTACGGCACCAACAAGCTGCTGCTGGACATGCAGCGCAGCGGCCGCCTGCCCGGGCTGTCGTCGCGCCTGGGCAAGGTGGTCCGCACCAACTCTGAGGCCGTGCTGGCCGCCACCGCCCGCGATCTCGAGACCGACTACACCCAGGGCGTGGCGATCACCTCGTCGTTCCATCCCGATGCGCACACCCACATCGAGCCGGTGCGATACGGCAAGGGCAGCAACCTCATCGGGTTGCTGCAGGCACTCCTCGTCGACGGCGACGGCCGGATTCCGCGTCCCCTGCGAGCCCTGCTCGAGATGGTGCGGCATCCGCTGGTCACCCTGCGCAGCCTGTCGGTTCGACGCTGGTCCGAGCGGACGATCATCGCGCTGGTCATGCAGACCGACGACAACTCACTCGAGTTGTTCTCACGCCGAGGCCGTTTCGGCCCGATGCTGCGCAGCAAGCAGGGTGCGGGCGACCCGCCGCCGACGTGGATTCCGGTCGGTCACGACGCGGTGCGCAAGATGGCCCGCGAGATCGACGGCGACGCAGGCGGTTCGATCGTCGATCTGCTGAACATCCCGATGACCGCCCACTTCCTGGGCGGTTGCTCGATCGGCCGCTCCGCCGACGACGGGGTCGTCGACCCGTATCACCGCGTGTTCAACCACCCGGGGCTGCACGTCGTCGACGGTTCGACGGTCTCGGCCAACCTGGGCGTGAACCCGTCACTGACGATCACCGCGCAGGCCGAACGGGCACTGGCGATGTGGCCGAACGCCGGTGAGGCCGACCCGCGGCCCGAACTCGGGGCGTCGTACCGTCCGGTCCGCCCGGTGGAGCCGGCCCATCCGACGGTTCCCGCTCATGCCCCCGGCGCACTGCGGTTGCCGATCACGCCGGTGCTGAGGATTTCGTAG
- a CDS encoding transposase, translated as MRWVPGPSTPARITHRPAARSSGSGTLKRWLNTQPAPATVGDLNEMLDRFRGYYNHSRPHRALRGATPAEAFHATEHARPVDRPLPAPVFTTRQQVNPKQGKITVGPYFVQVGNRWGGHTLDAICDDNHIVIFSGTTIVREFDADPTRRYQGQRRTPGTHGKRQPLPAA; from the coding sequence GTGCGCTGGGTACCCGGACCATCAACTCCCGCCCGTATCACCCACAGACCTGCGGCAAGATCGAGCGGTTCTGGCACACTCAAACGCTGGCTGAACACCCAACCGGCACCGGCGACCGTCGGCGACCTCAACGAGATGCTCGACCGATTCCGCGGCTATTACAACCACAGTCGACCCCATCGTGCGCTACGTGGTGCGACTCCGGCCGAGGCGTTCCATGCCACCGAACACGCCCGGCCGGTCGACCGGCCGTTACCAGCACCAGTGTTCACCACCCGCCAACAGGTCAACCCCAAGCAAGGCAAAATCACTGTGGGCCCCTACTTCGTCCAGGTCGGCAACCGGTGGGGTGGACACACCCTCGACGCCATCTGCGACGACAACCACATCGTCATCTTCAGCGGCACCACCATTGTGCGTGAGTTCGACGCCGACCCCACTCGCCGCTACCAAGGCCAGCGTCGAACCCCCGGCACCCATGGCAAACGACAACCACTTCCGGCAGCATGA
- a CDS encoding flavin-containing monooxygenase, with protein MTDISSAPQHQIPEHQPSERVDVLVVGVGFGGLAALHRLRTDHPALQTLAIERGDGAGGVWRENDYPGAACDVPTSLYSLSFAPNPDWSHTYGRRHEIHQYLRSVAADFDDQIRYNCALTSARWDGEAQEWVVDTTSGEIRCRYLVAAPGALSEPGLPAVPGAEEFTGTMFHSAQWDHSHDLRGRRVAIVGTGASAIQIVPEIVDTVEHLTVFQRTPAWVVPRMDRTIGSLERSIYRRVPGVHRLVRRMVWAYREAYVLMMARNPKLLPIAKTLALAQLRVQVRDRAMRRRLTPDYTIGCKRMLLTNKWFPALQRDNATVTGAITRLTERGAVDDQGREHEVDTVVFATGFTPTEPPIAHAITGRDGNTLAQTWDGSPRAYRGVEIHNFPNLFFLYGPNTNLGHSSIVLMLEPQAYYMSKVIAELSRSGRTTFEVTQAAQDRYNAELDPELERTVWNSGGCSSWYLDSTGRNSVMWPKFTSDFRAMMATFDAADHRFDDAIPAQPAEPAGPATEPERTVAQ; from the coding sequence ATGACTGACATCAGTTCCGCCCCGCAGCATCAGATACCGGAGCACCAACCGTCCGAGCGCGTCGACGTCCTGGTCGTCGGGGTCGGCTTCGGCGGTCTCGCCGCGTTGCACCGCCTGCGCACCGACCATCCGGCGCTGCAGACCCTGGCCATCGAACGTGGCGACGGCGCCGGCGGCGTGTGGCGTGAGAACGACTACCCCGGTGCCGCCTGCGACGTACCGACCTCGCTGTACTCGCTCTCGTTCGCACCCAACCCGGACTGGTCGCACACCTACGGGCGACGCCACGAGATCCATCAGTACCTGCGTTCGGTCGCAGCCGATTTCGACGACCAGATCCGTTACAACTGTGCGCTGACGTCGGCCCGGTGGGATGGCGAGGCGCAGGAATGGGTCGTGGACACCACATCCGGCGAGATCCGATGCCGCTATCTCGTGGCCGCGCCCGGAGCCTTGTCCGAGCCCGGGCTGCCCGCTGTCCCCGGCGCGGAGGAGTTCACCGGCACGATGTTCCACTCCGCGCAGTGGGACCACTCCCACGACCTGCGCGGCCGCCGGGTGGCGATCGTCGGGACCGGCGCGTCGGCGATCCAGATCGTGCCCGAGATCGTGGACACCGTCGAACATCTCACCGTCTTCCAGCGCACACCCGCCTGGGTGGTGCCGCGCATGGATCGCACCATCGGATCGTTGGAGCGGTCGATCTACCGCCGCGTGCCCGGCGTACACCGGCTGGTCCGGCGCATGGTGTGGGCCTACCGTGAGGCCTACGTGCTGATGATGGCCCGCAATCCCAAGCTCCTGCCCATCGCCAAAACCCTTGCTCTGGCGCAACTTCGGGTTCAGGTCCGCGACCGTGCGATGCGTCGTCGACTCACCCCCGACTACACCATCGGATGCAAGCGGATGTTGTTGACCAACAAGTGGTTCCCGGCTCTCCAGCGCGACAACGCCACCGTCACCGGCGCGATCACCCGCCTCACCGAGCGCGGCGCCGTCGACGATCAGGGCCGCGAACACGAGGTCGACACCGTCGTGTTCGCCACGGGCTTCACTCCCACCGAACCGCCCATCGCACATGCGATCACCGGTCGTGACGGCAACACGCTGGCGCAGACGTGGGACGGCTCGCCGCGCGCCTACCGCGGTGTGGAGATCCACAACTTCCCCAACCTGTTCTTCCTGTACGGCCCCAACACCAACCTGGGTCACAGCTCGATCGTGCTGATGCTCGAGCCGCAGGCCTATTACATGAGCAAGGTCATCGCCGAACTCTCACGTTCGGGACGCACGACCTTCGAGGTCACCCAGGCCGCTCAGGACCGCTACAACGCCGAACTCGATCCCGAACTGGAACGCACGGTGTGGAACTCGGGTGGTTGTTCGAGCTGGTATCTCGACTCCACCGGCCGCAACTCCGTGATGTGGCCCAAGTTCACCAGCGACTTCCGAGCGATGATGGCCACCTTCGACGCCGCTGATCACCGCTTCGACGACGCGATCCCCGCCCAGCCCGCCGAACCCGCCGGCCCCGCCACCGAACCCGAGAGGACAGTCGCACAGTGA
- a CDS encoding TIGR03620 family F420-dependent LLM class oxidoreductase has product MPPALPGSVGVFTSLARARRSGLADTARAAEAASFRTLWLADVRGDTASLTEVTTATTELVAATAVLSIWDLAAADLARTWNDPHGRMMLGVGVSHPSMAPAGRYRNPLALLENYLEILEQSSPQPIPCVVGANGPKMLELAGRRAAGAITQLVTPERTARQRAWLGPTAFLATEVKVVTTGDAADRRRLGRANLANYLSLPGYQKNLRAMGFDDRDFADGGSDRLVDALVAGPDPDQITERMTQQRDAGADHLALHVLSDSDAAPVSLWTGLALELPVVTDTPAATDPN; this is encoded by the coding sequence ATGCCTCCTGCCCTGCCTGGTTCCGTCGGAGTATTCACCAGTCTCGCCCGCGCGAGGCGCAGCGGGCTGGCCGACACCGCCCGCGCTGCCGAAGCCGCCTCATTCCGGACACTGTGGCTCGCCGACGTCCGCGGTGACACCGCTTCCCTGACCGAGGTCACCACGGCGACAACGGAACTCGTCGCCGCAACCGCGGTCCTGAGCATCTGGGACCTGGCGGCCGCCGACCTCGCCCGGACGTGGAACGATCCGCACGGCCGGATGATGCTGGGCGTGGGCGTCAGTCATCCGTCGATGGCGCCCGCAGGCCGGTACCGGAATCCCCTCGCACTGCTCGAGAATTACCTCGAGATCCTCGAACAGAGCTCCCCGCAACCGATCCCCTGCGTCGTCGGCGCCAACGGCCCCAAGATGCTCGAACTCGCGGGCCGGCGCGCCGCCGGGGCCATCACCCAGCTCGTGACCCCGGAACGTACTGCACGTCAACGCGCCTGGCTCGGACCCACCGCATTCCTGGCCACCGAGGTCAAGGTGGTCACCACCGGTGACGCCGCCGATCGCCGCCGCCTCGGTCGCGCCAACCTCGCGAACTACCTCTCCCTACCCGGCTACCAGAAGAACCTCCGGGCAATGGGTTTCGACGACCGCGACTTCGCCGACGGCGGCAGCGACCGGCTCGTCGACGCACTGGTCGCTGGGCCTGATCCCGACCAGATCACCGAGCGCATGACGCAACAACGCGACGCCGGCGCCGATCACCTCGCCCTCCACGTCCTCAGCGACTCCGACGCTGCGCCCGTGTCGCTGTGGACCGGCCTCGCCCTCGAACTCCCCGTGGTCACCGACACCCCCGCCGCCACAGACCCCAACTGA
- a CDS encoding tyrosine-protein phosphatase encodes MTPSTPPTQASADALPRLWSADNFRDLAGTGRGYPAAGGNLRRGVLFRSNRLELNADDLATMSTFGLTAIHDLREPGEVTKHPNVEVPGARWHHHPVPGIPQAEVESLMTAAQTYDAMVVNYQTFVTDPECRAGLSSLLRTIARTPGPQLFHCAAGKDRTGWAAVLLHHIAGVDRAVSLEDYLLTDTYAVNSRQATLDSILEHLGSERVPAYEPAFGCDSRYLDVSYAAADATYGSIDGYLSQGLGLEDADLEAIRVRLVQ; translated from the coding sequence ATGACCCCATCCACGCCTCCCACCCAAGCCTCTGCCGACGCCCTTCCCCGACTCTGGTCGGCCGACAATTTCCGTGACCTCGCCGGGACCGGACGCGGCTATCCCGCCGCCGGCGGCAACCTGCGTCGAGGAGTCCTGTTCCGCTCCAACCGCCTCGAGCTGAACGCCGACGACCTCGCCACCATGTCCACGTTCGGCCTGACCGCCATCCACGATCTACGTGAACCCGGTGAGGTCACCAAACACCCGAACGTCGAGGTCCCCGGGGCCCGCTGGCATCACCATCCGGTCCCCGGCATCCCGCAGGCCGAGGTCGAGTCGCTGATGACCGCGGCCCAGACCTACGACGCCATGGTGGTGAACTATCAGACCTTCGTCACCGACCCCGAGTGCCGGGCCGGGCTCTCCAGCCTGCTGCGCACCATCGCCCGAACGCCGGGCCCACAGTTGTTCCACTGCGCCGCAGGCAAAGACCGGACCGGCTGGGCCGCGGTCCTGCTCCATCACATCGCCGGCGTCGACCGCGCGGTGTCGCTGGAGGATTACCTGCTGACCGACACCTATGCGGTCAACAGCCGTCAGGCCACGCTCGATTCCATCCTCGAACACCTGGGTTCCGAACGTGTCCCGGCCTACGAGCCCGCCTTCGGTTGCGACAGCAGGTACCTCGATGTCTCCTATGCCGCCGCCGACGCCACGTACGGCAGTATCGACGGTTACCTGTCGCAGGGACTCGGGCTCGAGGACGCCGACCTCGAAGCGATTCGCGTCCGCCTCGTGCAGTGA
- a CDS encoding TetR/AcrR family transcriptional regulator, translating to MTEDTTTPRRRTQAERTAATRTLILDAAVQALVEVGYAATTTQEVNRRAGVSRGALLHHFPTRESLVVAAVGHLVERRLAEMLSRPRTGDEGLEVLIEAFSGPLFDAALELWVAARCDVGLRTAIIPLEQQVSDALAVGCAELFGDRYTSAELELSIELARGLAVSRILRSPDADRALIDRLLPVWKDLLNHD from the coding sequence GTGACCGAGGACACCACCACTCCGCGACGGCGTACGCAGGCCGAACGCACCGCGGCGACGCGCACCCTGATCCTCGACGCCGCCGTGCAGGCACTGGTCGAGGTCGGTTACGCGGCCACCACCACCCAGGAGGTCAACCGCCGCGCAGGCGTCTCGCGGGGCGCCCTGCTGCACCACTTCCCGACGCGGGAATCGCTTGTGGTCGCCGCGGTCGGACACCTCGTCGAGCGGCGGCTGGCCGAGATGCTGTCGCGTCCGCGCACCGGTGACGAGGGCCTGGAAGTCCTCATCGAGGCGTTCAGCGGACCGTTGTTCGACGCCGCGCTCGAACTGTGGGTGGCCGCCCGCTGCGATGTCGGACTGCGCACCGCGATCATCCCGCTCGAGCAGCAGGTCTCCGACGCCCTGGCCGTCGGATGCGCCGAACTGTTCGGCGACCGATACACCTCCGCCGAACTCGAGCTCTCCATCGAACTCGCCCGCGGCCTCGCGGTCTCGCGCATCCTGCGCTCCCCCGACGCCGACCGAGCCTTGATCGACCGTCTTCTGCCCGTCTGGAAGGACCTCCTCAACCATGACTGA
- a CDS encoding AMP-binding protein, whose protein sequence is MTFAAQIAAQRPAEVALRDADEELSWQQVDDRLRPTVNALLAQDLGPLRRVAILASNSAATLLGYVAATLSGSSAVAVNSHLTAPETAYILEDSEARLVLCDTTTVQVAAEAAQLAGVATVVAWDAPGTADAQLPDGVVRLADWCADDSEPRTDVEPMRTLVYTSGTTGRPKGVELPFTSWAGGADITEHLAGLAANRMVAFGRHLAVGPLYHSGPLTSTRLFAGGVPVTVLGKFDAEATLTAIERDRIGSSIMVPTHFQRLLALPAERRARADVSSLRYVLQVGAKCPSPVKRAMIDWLGTIVWESYGASEVGTTCMISAQEWLDRPGSVGRAVPPFEAYIADADGNPAPAGTEGPLWFRDTSGHGINYTSGVRTGSEFTLGEIGRMDDDGYVWITDRLSDMVVSGGVNIYPAEVEQALSSLPEVADVACFGIPDEAMGERLVALVVPVDSENPPTPTDIVAHSRTLLAGYKIPKEIHLTDSLPRTAVGKLDKKTMRTRHNSVAAAL, encoded by the coding sequence GTGACGTTCGCAGCCCAGATCGCCGCGCAGCGTCCCGCCGAGGTGGCGCTGCGCGACGCCGACGAGGAGCTGTCCTGGCAGCAGGTCGACGATCGGCTTCGCCCGACTGTCAACGCTCTGCTCGCACAGGATCTCGGACCGCTCCGCCGCGTGGCGATCCTGGCGTCCAACTCGGCCGCCACCCTGCTCGGTTATGTGGCCGCCACCCTGTCCGGCTCGTCGGCGGTCGCCGTGAACTCTCACCTCACCGCACCGGAGACCGCCTACATCCTCGAGGACTCCGAGGCGCGACTCGTGTTGTGCGACACCACGACCGTCCAGGTCGCGGCGGAGGCCGCCCAACTTGCCGGGGTGGCGACCGTCGTGGCATGGGACGCTCCCGGCACCGCCGACGCCCAACTCCCCGACGGTGTGGTGCGCCTGGCCGACTGGTGCGCCGACGACTCCGAACCGCGCACGGATGTCGAGCCGATGCGCACGCTGGTCTACACCTCCGGAACCACCGGACGCCCCAAGGGCGTCGAGCTGCCGTTCACCTCGTGGGCCGGGGGCGCCGACATCACCGAACATCTGGCCGGGCTCGCCGCCAACCGGATGGTGGCCTTCGGGCGGCATCTCGCCGTCGGGCCGCTGTACCACTCGGGCCCACTCACCTCCACCCGCCTGTTCGCCGGCGGCGTCCCGGTGACCGTACTCGGCAAGTTCGACGCCGAGGCCACCCTGACCGCCATCGAGCGCGACCGCATCGGGTCGTCGATCATGGTGCCCACACATTTCCAGCGCCTGCTCGCCCTGCCCGCGGAGCGCCGCGCCCGCGCCGACGTCTCGAGCCTGCGCTACGTCCTGCAGGTCGGCGCCAAATGCCCGTCCCCGGTGAAGCGGGCGATGATCGACTGGCTCGGCACGATCGTGTGGGAGAGCTACGGCGCCAGCGAAGTCGGCACCACGTGCATGATCAGCGCGCAGGAGTGGCTCGATCGACCCGGGTCGGTGGGACGGGCCGTCCCACCGTTCGAGGCCTACATCGCCGACGCCGACGGCAACCCCGCTCCGGCCGGAACCGAAGGCCCCCTGTGGTTTCGGGACACATCCGGACACGGGATCAACTACACGTCGGGAGTCCGCACCGGAAGCGAGTTCACCCTCGGCGAGATCGGCCGGATGGACGACGACGGTTACGTCTGGATCACCGACCGGCTGTCGGACATGGTGGTGTCGGGCGGGGTGAACATCTATCCCGCCGAGGTCGAGCAGGCACTGAGCAGCCTCCCCGAGGTCGCCGACGTCGCCTGTTTCGGGATTCCGGATGAGGCAATGGGTGAGCGCCTCGTCGCGCTCGTCGTGCCGGTCGACAGCGAGAATCCGCCGACACCCACCGACATCGTCGCTCACAGCCGTACCCTGCTGGCCGGTTACAAGATCCCCAAGGAGATCCACCTGACCGACTCACTGCCGCGTACCGCGGTGGGCAAGCTGGACAAGAAGACGATGCGCACACGCCACAACTCGGTGGCCGCCGCGCTGTAG
- a CDS encoding MarR family winged helix-turn-helix transcriptional regulator — MARSKRMPDITDPVDWAGHYWEQQGLDGDEQRFLALTSLLRYQRIVADSVESELKAHGLNMTDYLLLMTLQLSETGTRLISSLARNLLVHATTATLATDRLEARKLLERSPHPTDRRATCVTITKAGRAKVDDATRALTAVDFGMKGSTIKDVQQLRAALTAMRHSAGDA, encoded by the coding sequence GTGGCGCGCTCGAAGAGGATGCCCGACATCACCGATCCGGTGGATTGGGCAGGGCACTACTGGGAGCAACAAGGCCTGGACGGCGACGAGCAACGCTTCCTCGCGTTGACGTCTTTGTTGCGTTACCAGCGCATTGTCGCCGATTCGGTCGAATCCGAGCTCAAGGCGCACGGCCTGAACATGACCGACTACCTTCTCCTGATGACGTTGCAGCTGTCGGAGACCGGCACTCGGCTGATCTCGAGCCTGGCACGCAATCTGCTCGTGCACGCGACCACCGCCACCCTCGCCACCGATCGCCTCGAAGCGCGCAAGCTACTCGAACGCAGTCCGCACCCGACAGATCGCCGTGCGACCTGTGTCACGATCACCAAGGCCGGCCGCGCCAAGGTCGACGACGCCACTCGCGCGCTCACCGCCGTCGACTTCGGCATGAAGGGCAGCACCATCAAGGACGTGCAGCAGCTTCGCGCCGCCTTGACCGCGATGCGACACTCGGCCGGAGACGCCTAG